AAGGCCGAGGCGGCGGGCGGGGCTCACGCGGCGCCCCGGCCCAGTTCGCGCAGCGCCTTCGCGTCACGCGGCGTCACGGCGGGATAGGCCGGGTCGGCCGTAGCGGGATCGAAATACCGCCAGGAGCGCGCGCATTTGACGCCGTCGGCGCGGTGGGGGACGACCGCCACGCCCGGCACCTCGGGCAGGCGGACCGCATCGGCCGGGCCCTCCCCGCTCTCGACGCGGATGGCGGAGGTGATGCTGATCTCGGCGAGATCGGCTCCCGACAGTGCCGCGAGCAGATCGGGATCGGAGACGAAGACCTGCGGGGCGGCTTCGAGCGAGGAGCCCAAACGCTTGGCCGCGCGCTCCAGCTCGAGTGCGCCGGTGACGACGCGGCGGACCTTGCGGATCTTGCTCCAGCGCTCGGCCAGTTCGGCATCGAGCCAGGCATCGGGCACGCTGGCGAAGAGTTCGAGATGGACCGAGCCGTCGAGCGTCTTCTGCTCGGGATAACGCTCCAGCCAGGCTTCCTCGGCGGTGAAGACCAGGATCGGCGCAAGCCAGGTCGTCAGGCAGCGGAAGAGATGGTCGACGACGGTGAGCGCGCTCTTGCGGACATGGCTCGAGAGCGGATCGCAATAGAGCGCGTCCTTGCGGACATCGAAATAGAAGGCCGAGAGCTCGGTGTTCATGAACTGCGACAGCAGCGTCACGACCTTCTTGTAGTCGTAGGTCCGGTAGGCCTCCTCGACCTGCGGGCCGATCTCGGCCAGCCGGTGCAGCATCAGCCGCTCCAGCTCCGGCATGGTCTGGACGTCGGCGACGCGGATGTCCTCGCTGAAATGGGCGAGCGTGCCGAGCATCCAGCGCATCGTGTTGCGCAGCTTGCGGTAGGTCTCGACGAAGGTCTTCAGGATCTCCTTGCCGATGCGCAGATCGTCGGAATAGTCGGCCGCCGCGACCCAGAGGCGCAGGATGTCGGCGCCCGAGTCCTTGATGATGTCCTGGGGCGCGGTGACGTTGCCCTTGGACTTCGACATCTTCTCGCCCTTCTCGTCGAGGCAGAAGCCGTGCGTCAGCACGATGTCGTAGGGCGCGCGGCCGCGCGTGCCGCAGCTTTCGAGCAGCGAGGAGTGGAACCAGCCGCGATGCTGGTCCGAGCCCTCGAGATACATCACCCGGTCATTGCCGCCGTCGCCGCGGCGCCTTGCGCGCAGATCGGCCCGCTTCTCCAGTGTGAAGGCGTGGGTCGAGCCTGAATCGAACCAGACGTCGAGCACGTCGGTGACGCGCTCGTAACTCGCCGGGTCATAGCCGAAGGGCTTCAGGAAGCGCGCACCGTCGGTGTCGGTGAACCAGGCGTCGGCGCCTTCCGCCTCGAAGGCCTCGGCGATGGCGGCGTTCACCTTCGCATCGACGAGGATCTCCTTGCTCTCCTTCGCGACGAAGACGGTGATCGGCACGCCCCAGGCGCGCTGGCGCGAAACCACCCAGTCGGGGCGGTTGGCGATCATGCCGTTGATGCGGTTCTCACCCGCTGCGGGGACCCATTGGGTGTCCTTGATCGCGCCGAGCGCGACCTCGCGTAGGGTGCGGTTGCCCAGCGTGTCGACGCCCTTGTCCATGGCGATGAACCATTGCGGCGTGTTGCGGAAGATCACCGGCTTCTTCGAGCGCCAGCTATGGGGATACTGGTGCTTGAGCCGCCCGCGCGCGACGAGGTTGCCGGACGCCGCGAGCGCTTTGATGACGACCTCGTTGGCGTTGCCCTTCTCGCCCTTGTCGGTGATGACCTGCGCGCCCTCGAAGCCCGGCGCGTCGGTGGTGAAGCGGCCATCGGCATCGACGGTGTAGGGGATGCGGGTCTCGATACCGCGCTCGGAGAGCTGGCGGCCATTGCTCATCCAGACATCGAAGTCCTCGCGGCCATGGCCCGGCGCGGTGTGGACGAAGCCGGTGCCGGCATCGTCGGTGACATGGTCGCCGTCGAGCAGGGGCACGTCGAAGTCGTAACCGCGGCCACGCAGGGGGTGGGCGCAGGTCAGGCCGGCGACATCCGTCGCGTCAATTTCTTGGACTAGTTCAAAAGCTTCGACCTTCGCAGCTTTGAATACGCCTTCGGCCAGATTTTTCGCGAGGATGTAGGTCGCACCGACCTTCGCCCAGTTATTCTCAGGCGCGGCAGTGACGCGATAAAGACCGTAGGCGATCTTGTGGTTGAATGAGATCGCGCGGTTGCCGGGAATTGTCCAAGGCGTCGTCGTCCAAATGACGACCGACGCATTGCAGTAGAGATTTTGGTCTTCTCGTTCGGTCGCGAGTTCGACCGGAAACGCCACGAACACCGTGTCGCTCGTGTGCTCCTCGTACTCGACCTCGGCCTCGGCCAGCGCGGTCTTCTCGACGACCGACCACATCACCGGCTTGGAGCCGCGATAGAGCTGGCCGGTCTCGGCGAATTTCATGATCTCGCGGGCGATCTGCGCCTCTGCGGGAAAGGCCATGGTCAGGTAGGGGTCGTCCCAGTCGCCCTCGACGCCGAGCCGCTTGAACTCTTCGCGCTGGATCGAGACCCAGTGCTCGGCGAAGGTGCGGCATTCCTTGCGGAACTCAACGACATCGACGTCGTCCTTGTTCAGCCCCTTGGCGCGGTACTGCTCCTCGATCTTCCACTCGATCGGCAGGCCGTGGCAGTCCCAGCCCGGCACATAGTTGGAATCGAAGCCCAGCATCTGCTGCGAGCGCGTGACGAGATCCTTCAGGACCTTGTTGAGCGCATGGCCGATATGGATGTTGCCGTTGGCGTAGGGCGGGCCGTCATGCAGGACGAAGCGGTCGCGGCCTTTGCCGGCCTCGCGCAGCTTGCGGTAGAGGTCCATCTTCGCCCAGCGGGCGAGCAGTTCCGGCTCGCGCTGCGGCAGCCCGGCCCGCATCGGGAACTCGGTCTGGGGCAGGAACAGCGTCTGGGAATAATCGACGGCGGCGGATGTATCGGCGGTCTTGTCGGTCATGGTCCGGCTCGGGCAAGGCGGGCTGGCCTGCCATCATCGTCTGGCGTGGCGCTGTCCGCTGGAAAACAGGAAGAATTGCGACGGTCACCCGGCCTGCGCGCACGCCCGCGCTTCTAGCGCAGGGCGGCAGCCGGGCCCGTAATTCGCCGGAGCCTGATGAAGCGGAAGATGCGCAACATGATCATGATCGGCTTCTAGAGCAAAAATCTCAGCGCAGGAACCACTACGGTCATCCGGAAAGGCTCAGGAATGGATCCCGGGTCTCCCTGCGGTCGCCCGGGATGACGGCGCGCTTTTCTAACGCGAGGTTGCTCTAGCAAAGCCCCCTTACGGAAGGAAGGGCGGCGTGGTGCTCAGGATCTCGCGGGCGCGGGCGCTGTCGGCGTCCATCTGGGTAATCAGGGCTTCCAGCGAGTCGAACTTCGCCTCGCCGCGCAGCCAGGCGACGAGCGCGACGTCCACCTGCTGGCCATAGAGGTCGCCGGCGAAGTCGAAGACGAAGGTTTCCAGCCGCGGCGCGCCGTCGTCGAAGGTCGGGCGGCTGCCGAAGCTGGCGACGCCGTCATGCCAGATGCCGTCGATCTTCATGCGCACGGCATAGATGCCGTATTTCAGCCGGCAGTCGCGGGGCAGATGCAGGTTGGCGGTGGGGTAGCCGAGCTCGCGGCCGCGCTTGTCGCCATGGGCCACGACGCCGCGCACGAACCAGGGCCGGCCGATCAGGCCCGCCGCGCGGGCGACGTCGCCGTGCTCGAGGGCCGTGCGGATCAGGGTCGAGGAGACGGGCTCGCCCTCCCAGGCGAAGGGCGGCACGACGACGACGGGGACGCCCTGCCCCGCGCAGCGCTCCTGCAGCATCTCCGGCGAGCCCGCCCGGCCCTGGCCGAAGTGGAAATCGTAACCGCAGACGAGACCGGCGGCACCGAGGCGGCCGAGCAGAAGATCGTCGACGAAGGCTTCCGCCTGGATCGCGGCGACGGCCCGGTCGAAGGGTAGGACGAAGGTGAGCGGCAGGCCGAGCCCGCCGAGCAGCTCCGTCTTCACGGCGGGCGGCGTCAGGCGAAAGACCGGCTCCTCGGGCTTGAAGACACTGCGTGGATGGGGCTCGAAGGTCAGCGCCGCCGCCTGCCGCCCGAGTGTTCCGGCCAGATCGACGGCCTCGCGCGCCAGCTCGGCATGGCCGCGATGCACCCCGTCGAAATTGCCGAGCGCGACGACGCAGCCGCGCAGCGCCGCCGGCACGGGCTTGTCGAGGTCGAGAACGAAGCTGGAGGATGCGTCGGCGGAAGAGGTCATCGGTGCGGGCGATCCGGACATCCGGCATGCGCCGGACCGGCCCCTCATTGGCCAGCGGCGGCGAAGCGTCAAGCCGGGCCGTCGCCCGATGGCCGTCGGCAGCGTCAGCCGCGCGGCCGGGCCGGCGGCAGGGCGACCCAGGCCTCGCCCTCGAGCACGGCCTTGCCGTCGACCAGGCATTCGCAGAACAGCCGGGCGCGGCGGCGCTCCGCCACCAGTTCCATCACCTCGACGCGCGCCGTCACCACGTCGCCGATCTTGACGGGCGCGAGGAAGGTCAGGGTCTGCGACAGATAGACCGCGCCGGGGCCCGGCAGCCGCGTGCCGAGCAGAGCCGAGACCAGGCTCGCGGTCAGCATGCCATGGGCGATGCGCTGGCCGAACTTGGTATTGGCGGCGTAGCGGTCGCAGAGATGGATCGGGTTGGCGTCGCCGGAGAGGTCCGCAAAGAGCGAAACGTCGCGCTCCATCACCGTCCGCATGAGGCTCTGGCTCATGCCGATCGTCAGGTCCTCGAAGGCGTGGACGGTATAAAGGGCGCTGGTCATCGGTGCGGATGCCTCGGTTCGACCACGGCGTGGGGGCGCGGCTGGATCGATCTTTGCTGCGTCGCAACCTCTCACAGCGGCAAAAAGCCGGCCATTGGACTTTCGTGGCTGGCGGGCAAAAGCCCGTAACCCATCGTCACTGCGGCATTGGATTAACGGCTTTGAAACAAGGCCGCGGTAACGCTGGGTCCACTGACTGCCGCCGCGCTTGCAGCGGCCCGGCGCGGCTTGATCCGCGCCGTCACCGTTTGCTTGGAGCACCGCAATGGCTCTCGACCCGTCCATGCCCATTCTGGTGGTCGATGATTACCAGACGATGGTCCGGATCATCCGCAACCTGCTGAAACAGCTGGGTTTCGAGAATGTCGACGATGCTTCGGACGGACAGGCGGCCATCGCCAAGATGCGGGACAAGCAGTACGGCCTGGTGATCTCCGACTGGAACATGGAGCCGATGACCGGCTTCGAGCTGCTGCAGAGGGTGCGCGAGGAAGACGCGCTGGCCTCGACGCCCTTCATCATGGTGACGGCGGAATCGCGCACCGAAAACGTCATCGCCGCCAAGAAGGCCGGCGTGAACAACTACATCGTGAAGCCGTTCAACGCGCAGACCCTGCGCTCGAAGATCGAATCCGTCTGCACGGGCTGATCCCCGCGCGAGGCGCCAGCCCGCGCCTGC
This portion of the Bosea sp. OAE506 genome encodes:
- a CDS encoding response regulator encodes the protein MALDPSMPILVVDDYQTMVRIIRNLLKQLGFENVDDASDGQAAIAKMRDKQYGLVISDWNMEPMTGFELLQRVREEDALASTPFIMVTAESRTENVIAAKKAGVNNYIVKPFNAQTLRSKIESVCTG
- a CDS encoding bifunctional riboflavin kinase/FAD synthetase yields the protein MTSSADASSSFVLDLDKPVPAALRGCVVALGNFDGVHRGHAELAREAVDLAGTLGRQAAALTFEPHPRSVFKPEEPVFRLTPPAVKTELLGGLGLPLTFVLPFDRAVAAIQAEAFVDDLLLGRLGAAGLVCGYDFHFGQGRAGSPEMLQERCAGQGVPVVVVPPFAWEGEPVSSTLIRTALEHGDVARAAGLIGRPWFVRGVVAHGDKRGRELGYPTANLHLPRDCRLKYGIYAVRMKIDGIWHDGVASFGSRPTFDDGAPRLETFVFDFAGDLYGQQVDVALVAWLRGEAKFDSLEALITQMDADSARAREILSTTPPFLP
- a CDS encoding MaoC family dehydratase translates to MTSALYTVHAFEDLTIGMSQSLMRTVMERDVSLFADLSGDANPIHLCDRYAANTKFGQRIAHGMLTASLVSALLGTRLPGPGAVYLSQTLTFLAPVKIGDVVTARVEVMELVAERRRARLFCECLVDGKAVLEGEAWVALPPARPRG
- the ileS gene encoding isoleucine--tRNA ligase is translated as MTDKTADTSAAVDYSQTLFLPQTEFPMRAGLPQREPELLARWAKMDLYRKLREAGKGRDRFVLHDGPPYANGNIHIGHALNKVLKDLVTRSQQMLGFDSNYVPGWDCHGLPIEWKIEEQYRAKGLNKDDVDVVEFRKECRTFAEHWVSIQREEFKRLGVEGDWDDPYLTMAFPAEAQIAREIMKFAETGQLYRGSKPVMWSVVEKTALAEAEVEYEEHTSDTVFVAFPVELATEREDQNLYCNASVVIWTTTPWTIPGNRAISFNHKIAYGLYRVTAAPENNWAKVGATYILAKNLAEGVFKAAKVEAFELVQEIDATDVAGLTCAHPLRGRGYDFDVPLLDGDHVTDDAGTGFVHTAPGHGREDFDVWMSNGRQLSERGIETRIPYTVDADGRFTTDAPGFEGAQVITDKGEKGNANEVVIKALAASGNLVARGRLKHQYPHSWRSKKPVIFRNTPQWFIAMDKGVDTLGNRTLREVALGAIKDTQWVPAAGENRINGMIANRPDWVVSRQRAWGVPITVFVAKESKEILVDAKVNAAIAEAFEAEGADAWFTDTDGARFLKPFGYDPASYERVTDVLDVWFDSGSTHAFTLEKRADLRARRRGDGGNDRVMYLEGSDQHRGWFHSSLLESCGTRGRAPYDIVLTHGFCLDEKGEKMSKSKGNVTAPQDIIKDSGADILRLWVAAADYSDDLRIGKEILKTFVETYRKLRNTMRWMLGTLAHFSEDIRVADVQTMPELERLMLHRLAEIGPQVEEAYRTYDYKKVVTLLSQFMNTELSAFYFDVRKDALYCDPLSSHVRKSALTVVDHLFRCLTTWLAPILVFTAEEAWLERYPEQKTLDGSVHLELFASVPDAWLDAELAERWSKIRKVRRVVTGALELERAAKRLGSSLEAAPQVFVSDPDLLAALSGADLAEISITSAIRVESGEGPADAVRLPEVPGVAVVPHRADGVKCARSWRYFDPATADPAYPAVTPRDAKALRELGRGAA